One region of Carya illinoinensis cultivar Pawnee chromosome 8, C.illinoinensisPawnee_v1, whole genome shotgun sequence genomic DNA includes:
- the LOC122319366 gene encoding probable pectinesterase/pectinesterase inhibitor 7, whose translation MASKLFSPKTFSILFILLPLVIATLQLSFADSSDPTVAVSPETICKSTQDPSYCKSVLPNRNASVFDYGRSVILKSLLQARKFSNTVDTYLQSRSTLSVTTVRALEDCQLLAGLNVDCLQASYETVNKTTVSLPSSEVDDVQTMLSAVLTNQQTCLDGVETTASDSSIKNGLSGKLLNDTKLHGVSLALFSKGWVPIKKISSQPKRKHPKFRNGRLPLKMSSQKRAIYESARRRKLLQTSDEVAVTVYDIVVVSKDGSGNFTDITSAVTAAPSNLNASDGYFLIYVTADVYEEYVSIPKGKSYLLMIGDGINQTIITGNRSVDDGYTTFNSATFAVVAPGFVAVNITFRNTAGAIKHQAVALRSGADLSTFYSCSFEGYQDTLYTHSFRQFYRECDIYGTVDFIFGNAAVVLQNCNIYPRLPLSGQFNTITAQGRTDPNQNTGTSIHNAIIKAADDLAANGGTTQTYLGRPWKQYSTTVFMQSFMDSLINPAGWHEWSGTFALSTLYYAEYNNSGPGSDTTNRVTWDGYHVIDATDAATFTVSTFLQADDWLPQTGVPYTDGLI comes from the exons ATGGCGTCCAAGCTTTTCTCTCCCAAAACATTTTCAATACTTTTCATTCTCCTTCCCTTGGTAATTGCCACCCTGCAGCTATCCTTTGCAGATAGCTCTGATCCAACTGTTGCCGTCTCACCCGAAACCATTTGCAAGTCCACCCAGGATCCTTCTTATTGCAAATCTGTGCTCCCTAACCGCAATGCTAGTGTCTTCGACTATGGTCGATCTGtgattttaaaatcattattgCAAGCACGTAAATTTTCGAACACTGTGGATACGTATCTTCAAAGTAGATCCACTTTGTCCGTAACCACAGTACGTGCCCTTGAAGATTGCCAGCTGCTTGCTGGACTAAACGTGGATTGCCTTCAAGCTTCCTATGAAACTGTCAATAAAACCACTGTTTCTCTCCCTAGCTCCGAAGTGGATGATGTTCAAACCATGCTTAGTGCAGTTTTAACAAACCAGCAAACTTGTTTGGATGGTGTAGAAACCACGGCTTCAGACTCAAGCATAAAGAATGGTCTTTCAGGGAAACTCCTGAATGACACTAAGCTCCATGGCGTCTCTCTGGCCTTGTTCAGCAAGGGTTGGGTTCCTATCAAGAAGATAAGCTCTCAGCCAAAGAGGAAACATCCTAAGTTCAGAAATGGCCGCTTACCCTTAAAGATGTCCAGCCAGAAACGAGCAATTTATGAATCAGCAAGACGGAGAAAGCTTCTTCAGACAAGTGATGAGGTAGCTGTTACGGTTTATGACATTGTGGTAGTGAGCAAGGATGGAAGCGGAAATTTCACCGACATTACCTCTGCCGTTACTGCTGCTCCAAGCAACCTTAACGCCTCTGATGGATACTTTTTGATCTATGTCACGGCCGATGTTTACGAAGAGTATGTGTCCATTCCGAAGGGCAAGAGTTATTTGTTGATGATTGGAGATGGCATCAACCAGACTATTATCACAGGAAACCGAAGCGTTGACGATGGGTACACTACATTCAATTCTGCAACATTTG CTGTGGTTGCACCAGGTTTCGTAGCCGTGAATATAACTTTCCGCAACACTGCTGGGGCAATCAAACACCAGGCGGTTGCACTACGAAGTGGTGCAGATCTGTCAACATTTTATAGCTGCAGCTTTGAAGGGTACCAGGACACATTATACACACATTCTTTTAGACAATTCTACAGGGAATGTGATATCTACGGGACGGTTGACTTCATATTTGGAAACGCTGCGGTTGTTCTCCAAAACTGCAACATATATCCTCGCCTTCCATTGTCAGGACAATTTAATACCATCACTGCTCAAGGTAGAACAGACCCAAATCAAAACACAGGCACTTCAATCCATAATGCTATAATTAAAGCAGCCGATGATTTGGCTGCAAATGGCGGTACTACTCAAACATACCTAGGGAGGCCATGGAAGCAGTACTCTACGACGGTTTTCATGCAATCTTTCATGGACAGTTTGATAAATCCTGCTGGCTGGCATGAATGGAGTGGAACTTTTGCACTGAGCACGTTGTATTATGCGGAGTATAATAATTCCGGACCTGGATCAGATACTACGAATAGAGTTACATGGGATGGTTACCATGTGATCGACGCCACTGATGCTGCTACCTTTACTGTGTCTACCTTCTTACAGGCTGATGATTGGCTGCCTCAAACAGGAGTGCCTTACACCGATGGCTTAATATGA